ATAATGCGGAAAGTGGTTCTAAGACGGATAAAAATCTTAATAAGGTTTTCGGAGATTTTGGCCTTCTTTTAAACGAAGGAGAAGAGGACTTCTATCGGACCTCCGGCGATTTTACGGATTTCTTCGGTAAAATTCTAACAAAGGAAAAGGATCTATTCCCGATCACTGTCGAATTAGGAACTTTCGGGAACCTGAATGTGATGGGTGCTATCCGTGGAAGTTTTTTAATGATCAGTGAGAATCGTATCCGATTCCACGGTTCGAAATCCGAGATAGAAGCGGATAAGGTAAGAGAAGAATTTAAGCAAATGTTCTATCCGAACCGAGAAGATTGGAGATTAGCCGCAATGGATCATGTTTTCGGAATTGTTCCGGAAGCGATTACTAGATTTTCTAAGTTATAAATATAGTATCGATTTGTAGATCTCGAGCGGTAACCTTAAACTCTGTCTACGATCAAGAGAGTAACATCGTCTTCGAAATCCGATCTATGGCAATAGGTCCTACATTCTTTGATCAAACTTTCCGCTGCTTCTGCAGAATGGGATTGAGAGTGATTGCGAACTGCTAGAGTAAGCAAGTCTTCACTATACCTTCTGGTCCTATCCGAGTTGGAATGTTCGGTGAGTCCATCAGTGTATAATACCAATCTGTCTTGAGGTTGGAAAGCGGTTACATATTCTTCGAAGAATAGATCCGGGATCACTCCGACTAGTTTTCCTTTTGTTTCTAAATGTAAGGAACTTCCTTCCGATCTTCTGTATAGGATCGGAGGATTATGGCCTGCATTAGTGTAGGACATTGTATTTGTGCCGGTATGGATGATCGCATAAAAAGCGGTTAGGAAATTTCCGGCTAATTTATTATACAATGCATAGTTGAGCGCTGTAAAAAATTTGGATGGGCTTCCTAATGTTTCCGCATCGAATGTGCTTACAACAGTATGGATTACTGTGGCCACGACCGAAGCAGAAAGTCCGTGGCCGGAAACGTCAGCGATCAAAACAGCACTGCGGTTCTCATCTAACTTTAGAATATTATAAAAATCTCCACCTACGTTGTCATACGGAATATGTTGCACTCCGAATTCCAAGCCGCCCACGTAAGGAAGACTAGAAGGAAGTATCTTATGCATTACTTCCCTGGCACGTTTAAGTTCTCTATCCGTATCTAGGACTTTATGGAATAGATTTGCGTTTTTGATCGTAACACTGAGTCTATTTGCGATCGCACCTAACATTTCTAAATCTGCATGTGTGAATGCAAATCCGGAATACTTATTGTTTACGCTGATAACTCCTAATAATTCTCCCCGGAAAAGTAATGGAGCAGAGATGAGCGAGTTTGCTTCAAATTTATATTTAGCACTTTTATCGTATCTTGGATCTTCCTCTAGGTTCTGGATGAGTAGACTTTGTTTTTCTTTGGCAACCCAGCCTGAAATTCCTTCTCCGTAGGGGACTTGTATATTATGGATGGCCTCTTCCGGGATTCCTCTTGCGGCTAGGACCCGTAACACTTCCAATGTTGGGTCCGCTAAGTAGATTGTTCCTGCTTTCGCTTCTAAGAATTCGAGTACTTTGTCTAGAAGCCAATTTCCTAATTCGCTGATACTCTTTTCTGCGACTGTTAATTTTTCGAATTCGTAAAGTAGTCGCAGCTCCAACACTCTCTTCTTTAGAGTTTCATGGGCTTGTGCGTTTTTGATTGCGATTGCAGCCATTTCGGAAAGTGAATTAAGCACTTCGAGATCCGAACTTTCAAAACTTCTGTTTTGAGATTTATTTAGGATCTCTAAGGTTCCGATTACCTTATCCGCGATGTATAAAGGAACACATGCGAGTGACCTGGTTCTGAATCCAGTTTTTTGGTCCAAGGCAGGATTGAATCTCGGATCCGTATAAGCATCCTCAAGTATGATTGCTTTCTTTTCTTTGGCCACCCAGCCCGCGATCCCTTGTCCGGGTTCCAGCCTTGCGTATTTTTGGATGATCTCTCCTTTTTCGCCCAAGGCAACTTCACAGTATAAAAATCCGTCCTTCTCTTCTAAGAGAAATAGGGAACTTGCTTCCGCTTCCAACAGATCTTTGGAATACAGCATGATCAAAGGTAGAAGTTGGTAAAGGTCTAGATTGGCGTTTAGGATCGTACTCGTATTCAGTAGGCTTTTGTATTTTCTGGCTTCCGAGTCAATAGTGGACATAGATGGGGCAAGACTCTCATGGATCGGCGAGTAAGTCAACGGATTGTCGTTTTCTGCCGGAACAAAATGTGAGAAAGACGTTTTTTAGAGGAACTCCCACCCTTTTTTTCGGTCGGATATATGAGTCTGGGTATGGAGTTGGATTTGCAAAGGTTAGTGATTTTTCTCAGTGTTTTTACCGTAATTCTTTTGATGGGTTATTCTTATGCGACCAGCCGTTTGATCGCACCTTTCGAACTAGAAACTTTTCAAAAGGTTTCTCTCTGGATTGGGGTGGTTTTTCTGGTCCTTCTTACCCCTAGCGCTTACCTTTTAAGTTTATTTTTTAGAGAAAGCCGCTGGCAGAAGTTCTGGGCTTACTCCGCTTTTACTACTTTGGGATTTGCGACTATCCTTGTTTCCTTCGTCGTCTTCAAGGACCTGGGAAACTTGGTTTGGAAAGGCGTTATTTTTCTTTCGGACCTTCTTCAAGCAAAAAGTATTTCTGTCGCATCAGCCGAAACGGAGGCATTATTAGGGTCGGAAAGATTCGGAAGAGGGGATTTTTTAGCTAGGATCTCTTCTTTTACACTTTTGGGAATAGCAGGAGGCTTAACAGCTTTCGGATTTTACCAGGCTAAAAAAACTCCCACTGTCAAACATGTAAGGATCAAGGTGAAAGATCTGCCTGACGGTTTGAACGGTTTTAAGATTGCGCAACTTTCCGATATTCATATCGGACCTACCATCAAAGGAAACTTTTTAGAAGGTGTAGTTTCTAAGACAAATTCTTTGGAACCGGATCTCGTTGCCATCACTGGAGATTTGGTGGATGGAACGGTGAATATGTTAAAACATCATGTTTCTCCCCTGAAGGATCTGGAATCCAAGTACGGTACATTCTTCGTAACTGGAAACCATGAGTATTATTCAGGAGTCATTGCTTGGATCAGAGAATTAGAAGATCTCGGGATTAATGTATTATTAAATCAGAATAAACTAATAGATCATAATGGTGCAAAAATTGCCGTTGCCGGTGTGACAGACTATAAGGCACATACGGTAATCCCTGGTCATAGAACAGATCCTAAACAGGCTTCTCTCGGAATTGAAGATGCTCATTATAAGGTCTTACTCGCTCACCAACCTAATTCGATTTTCGAAGCTGCTAAGGCGGGTTACGATCTTCAACTCTCCGGTCATACTCACGGTGGTCAGTATTTTCCTGGAAACTTGTTCATCCATCTATTCCAAAAGTTTGTGGCAGGCCTTAGTAAATGGGAAGATACTCAACTTTATGTGAGTAGAGGGACAGGATACTGGGGACCTCCATTGAGAATAGGAGCTCCTTCCGAGATCACTCTGCTTGTTTTGGAAAAACAGTCTTAGAACTTTATTGACATTCTGATCTTCCCGGGCTCTCTGTAGGGAATCCGGGATCCAGAATGATCAAAAAAATTTGCAGTTCGATTGCCTTATCCGTATTCTTATTTTCCAGCTACTTCTTCTTTTCCGATTGTTCCAAACCGAAACCAAAGTCCAACCCAGAGATCGAAAGATTAAAACCCAAAAAGAAAGCGGATGATAGGGACCAGGATTCTGATGTTTCTTCAAGAGAATATTTCGACGAGGATGCTGACGGCAAACCTATCGAAAGAAAACCGGAGCCAGCTCCTGCAGTAAGTTTAAGATCTTTTGCAAGCGGTTCTTCCGGATGTAAAAAAGGAAATTGTAAGAACGGAGAAGGTGTCTATGTTTACGATACAAAAGACGTTTACTCTGGCAGATTTTCAGGAGAGATGAGAGAAGGTTGGGGGACCTTAGCATATTCAGACGGAGACAGATACGAAGGTAACTGGTCTGAAGATAGAAAATCGGGTGCGGGACGTTATGTGTTTCGAGATGGTTCTGTTTTTACCGGATCCTTTACTGCAGAAGGCAACGGGAACGGAAAGTATACAAAAGCAGGCAGAACTGCCCGATGCAGATTAGAGAATAGAAAGTTATTCTGTAAATAATCCTTTCGGATGAGTTTAAACAAATATTAATAAACGATTGTTCGATTATATTAGAACTCTTTTTTGCAAGAGATCTTGCATTTCAAAAAAAGAGAGTTAGAATGTTCCATCGCAGGACGGAGGTCCGTATGGAAAGATGGCATGATTGGTTAGAGACTCATCGGGATTGGTGGATCGATATGGTCCGCGTATATTTGGGCGGGGTTCTGGTGTATAAGGGATTAGCATTTCTTGCGGATACGGATGCGCTCATCCGACTCATGGAATTGAATAATGCTCCTTATGCTTCTACATTACTAGCTCATTATATAGTAATTGCTCATATTTGTGGTGGTGTGCTGCTGATGGTAGGACTTCTTACTAGATTTTCCGCGATTTTACAATTGCCTGTACTAGTCGGGGCCGTTTTGTTCATCCATGCAAGAGAAGGTTTTGTGTCCGCAGGATCAAATCTGCCTTATGCATCTATGATCCTACTTTTACTTTTACACTTTTCTTTGTACGGATCCGGCCGTATCTCGGCGGATTTTTATATAGAAACACATAAGAGTGTTTAAAGAAAACTTCGTTAACTCTTTCTAATATTCCGAAAGAGTTAACGATTGTTCTATATTTAGACCGGTTCTGATACCTTGTTCAATAGACCTATCCAATCGGTTCTTTCCGGTTGTCCCGGTTTTCTTTTCCCGAAAAACTGAACGATCAATTCTCCCTCAGCATCATATACTTCCATAGAATGGATTGCTCCGTCTTTGGAAGGTTTATCCACTATAAAAACCTTAGAGATCAGATCAGATCTTAAGTGAAGATTGAATTCCGGATCCAGAACATTCCACCAATATTCTAAAACCTTAATGTTGGTGACTTCTCCCGTATGAATTTGGATAGATCCGGGGTTTCCTACAAAAACCATGATCGGAGTCCTGTCCAAGGAAGCCATTTCCAACATTCTCAGTACTGCTTTGGGTTCTACGAACTTAGTGAATTTTCCGTTTGCGATCTCCATGGATTGGATCCTGGAGACGCCATGTTTTTTTAATAGAGGGAAAAACTCGTGAGTGTCTTCTAATTTTCCCCAGTCGTTTAAGAATTCTTCTTTGGTTTCGGAGCTAATCTCTTTTTTTTCTGATGTCGCAGTTTCTTTTTTGTTCTCGGAAGAGAATAAAGGGGAGAAGTCCGGAGATCCGTTTTTGAATTCTGATCTTAATTTTTCCCAAGCAGATATGTTTGATCTGTCCGTAAGAAAAAGTTTGAACATCGCTTCTCCATTTTCACTGAAAAATTGGAATGATCTTTGCGTGGAATCCTGTTTAGGTTCTTCTACAGCAAATCCGAATTTCCAAACTCCAGGAAAAAGTCTGAGATCAATATCTGCTCCGACTACTAGGATATGACCGGGACCGGAACTTACTTTTTCGAATATTCCTTTTCTTTCATGTACGCAAGCTTCGTTACGAGTGAGGACCATTACATGGCCCAATTCTCCGAATTTTGCGAATAATTCTCCCCAATTAGCTTGTAGGGAAGAAACTTGAGGGAATCCTTCCGTCTTGGAAATTTCGGAGGCGGCCAGTAGTCCACCTTCCGAAGTTTTCAGTTTGGAGGCGATCTCTCTCATTCTAAGGCGAGGTTGTGTTTCTTTGATCTGCTTCCAATCTTTGACGATATTCTCGATTTCTAACGATTCAGCGATGGACATTTTCTTTGGCTCCTTTAGCATCTAATGTATTTGGTAAGGTGTTGATTGTGTTTGGTTCTGCGGGACCGAGTGGGATGAGGTAATGTCCTCCTTCCGGGAAAGGGACTTTTTGGGTTCTTAATAAGAAATGTTCTAAGACAAAGTCCTCATCCAGAATGTTCTCAGGAACTCCATCCGCTAGTATTTTACCTTCTTTTAATACTGCGATCCGATCCGCATATCTCAGGGCAAGGTTCAGGTCGTGAAGAATGCAGAGGACTCCTCTTCCTTCTTTACTAAGTTGTTTCGCTTTTTCTAATAAAGAGTGTATTCTGTTCGGATCTAAAGAGGCTCCCGGTTCGTCCAGAAGAACATAACTTTCTCTTTGCGTGGGTTCCTTGTCTTGAACTAAGACTCTTGCCATCTGGGTTCTTTGTTTTTCTCCCCCAGAAAGTTTATTATATGTTTGGAATCTTTCTCTTTTACCTAGATGCACCGCACGAAATGCATCTTCAGTGATTTGATCCTCTAACGGTTTAGGAACTCTTAATTTAGAGCAGGACCTTCCCATTCGAACGATCTCATCCGCGATAAATGGAAAATGGATCTCTGATTCTTGGGAGAGAACACTTCTTCGCATCGCCAAATCTTCCGAATCATATTCGGACAAAGGGATCCCATCCAATAGCACCAATCCTTTGTCTGGAGACATTTCTCCTGAGAATAATTTCAATAATGTGGATTTTCCTGCTCCGTTCGGACCGAGCACGATCAAGAGCTCTCCGGGATACAAGCTTAAGTTGACCCCCGATAATAAGAACCTTCCTCCTCTGGATAAGGAAATATCTGATAGTACTAGGCTCATCTAAATTCTCCTTCTCTACGTTTCGCTTGTAAGATCAAAAATAAGAAGAATGGACCACCTATTCCGGCGGCAATAATACCGATCGGGAGTTCGGAAGGGAATGCGATAGTTCGTGCAGTTAAGTCTGCGATTGCAAGAAGAAGTGCTCCTCCGAATAAAGAAGCAGGTAATAACGTTCTATGCCCTGGCCCTAAAACCATTCTTAAAATATGAGGAACGATTAAACCTACGAATGCTATATTTCCACAGATTGAAATACTTACGCCTACTAACAGACTTGCTAGAACGATTGTAAGATTTCGGATCCTTCTCACCTTAAAACCTATATGAAAAGCTTCCGCTTCTCCCAATGCTAATGCATCCAAACCTCTCGCTAATACGGGAAAGAAAAGGACAACGATCAGAAGAACCAAACCTAATAGATAAATTTTATGCCAGCTCGCGACTGCCATGCTTCCCAAACTCCAGAAGGTTAGGTTCCTAAGTTGAGTATCATCCGCTAGATAAGATAAAAATCCTAAGAGAGAAACTACAGTTGCATTTACTGCAATTCCGGCGAGTACCAAAACTAAAGAGAATCCTCCTCCTTCTCTTTTGGAAACTACATGCAAGAAGAAGGAAACTGAAAGTGCTCCGGCAAAGGCGCATAACTGTAGTAGAAAACTTTCTTTTCCTCTCAGTTCAGCAGGGAAGAATGTTAGGATTTTTTCGGAGAATACGATCCAAGTGGAAGCAGCTAATGCGGCTCCAGGGCTTACTCCAATAAATCCTGGTTCAACTAACGGATTTCGGAATAATCCCTGTATACAAACTCCCGCAGAAGCAAGACTGGC
This window of the Leptospira hartskeerlii genome carries:
- a CDS encoding GAF domain-containing SpoIIE family protein phosphatase, with amino-acid sequence MSTIDSEARKYKSLLNTSTILNANLDLYQLLPLIMLYSKDLLEAEASSLFLLEEKDGFLYCEVALGEKGEIIQKYARLEPGQGIAGWVAKEKKAIILEDAYTDPRFNPALDQKTGFRTRSLACVPLYIADKVIGTLEILNKSQNRSFESSDLEVLNSLSEMAAIAIKNAQAHETLKKRVLELRLLYEFEKLTVAEKSISELGNWLLDKVLEFLEAKAGTIYLADPTLEVLRVLAARGIPEEAIHNIQVPYGEGISGWVAKEKQSLLIQNLEEDPRYDKSAKYKFEANSLISAPLLFRGELLGVISVNNKYSGFAFTHADLEMLGAIANRLSVTIKNANLFHKVLDTDRELKRAREVMHKILPSSLPYVGGLEFGVQHIPYDNVGGDFYNILKLDENRSAVLIADVSGHGLSASVVATVIHTVVSTFDAETLGSPSKFFTALNYALYNKLAGNFLTAFYAIIHTGTNTMSYTNAGHNPPILYRRSEGSSLHLETKGKLVGVIPDLFFEEYVTAFQPQDRLVLYTDGLTEHSNSDRTRRYSEDLLTLAVRNHSQSHSAEAAESLIKECRTYCHRSDFEDDVTLLIVDRV
- a CDS encoding metallophosphoesterase; the encoded protein is MELDLQRLVIFLSVFTVILLMGYSYATSRLIAPFELETFQKVSLWIGVVFLVLLTPSAYLLSLFFRESRWQKFWAYSAFTTLGFATILVSFVVFKDLGNLVWKGVIFLSDLLQAKSISVASAETEALLGSERFGRGDFLARISSFTLLGIAGGLTAFGFYQAKKTPTVKHVRIKVKDLPDGLNGFKIAQLSDIHIGPTIKGNFLEGVVSKTNSLEPDLVAITGDLVDGTVNMLKHHVSPLKDLESKYGTFFVTGNHEYYSGVIAWIRELEDLGINVLLNQNKLIDHNGAKIAVAGVTDYKAHTVIPGHRTDPKQASLGIEDAHYKVLLAHQPNSIFEAAKAGYDLQLSGHTHGGQYFPGNLFIHLFQKFVAGLSKWEDTQLYVSRGTGYWGPPLRIGAPSEITLLVLEKQS
- a CDS encoding DoxX family protein, whose protein sequence is MERWHDWLETHRDWWIDMVRVYLGGVLVYKGLAFLADTDALIRLMELNNAPYASTLLAHYIVIAHICGGVLLMVGLLTRFSAILQLPVLVGAVLFIHAREGFVSAGSNLPYASMILLLLLHFSLYGSGRISADFYIETHKSV
- a CDS encoding hemin-degrading factor, which codes for MSIAESLEIENIVKDWKQIKETQPRLRMREIASKLKTSEGGLLAASEISKTEGFPQVSSLQANWGELFAKFGELGHVMVLTRNEACVHERKGIFEKVSSGPGHILVVGADIDLRLFPGVWKFGFAVEEPKQDSTQRSFQFFSENGEAMFKLFLTDRSNISAWEKLRSEFKNGSPDFSPLFSSENKKETATSEKKEISSETKEEFLNDWGKLEDTHEFFPLLKKHGVSRIQSMEIANGKFTKFVEPKAVLRMLEMASLDRTPIMVFVGNPGSIQIHTGEVTNIKVLEYWWNVLDPEFNLHLRSDLISKVFIVDKPSKDGAIHSMEVYDAEGELIVQFFGKRKPGQPERTDWIGLLNKVSEPV
- a CDS encoding ATP-binding cassette domain-containing protein; translation: MSLVLSDISLSRGGRFLLSGVNLSLYPGELLIVLGPNGAGKSTLLKLFSGEMSPDKGLVLLDGIPLSEYDSEDLAMRRSVLSQESEIHFPFIADEIVRMGRSCSKLRVPKPLEDQITEDAFRAVHLGKRERFQTYNKLSGGEKQRTQMARVLVQDKEPTQRESYVLLDEPGASLDPNRIHSLLEKAKQLSKEGRGVLCILHDLNLALRYADRIAVLKEGKILADGVPENILDEDFVLEHFLLRTQKVPFPEGGHYLIPLGPAEPNTINTLPNTLDAKGAKENVHR
- a CDS encoding FecCD family ABC transporter permease, with amino-acid sequence MIVSSLETSSPKLESKGEEKKKKIPPIIVYAALAVGLFGISILSLKFGSIQLSIGEILKVLVLGQDSLSELEVPHSILVWNLRMPRLVLSMLVGASLASAGVCIQGLFRNPLVEPGFIGVSPGAALAASTWIVFSEKILTFFPAELRGKESFLLQLCAFAGALSVSFFLHVVSKREGGGFSLVLVLAGIAVNATVVSLLGFLSYLADDTQLRNLTFWSLGSMAVASWHKIYLLGLVLLIVVLFFPVLARGLDALALGEAEAFHIGFKVRRIRNLTIVLASLLVGVSISICGNIAFVGLIVPHILRMVLGPGHRTLLPASLFGGALLLAIADLTARTIAFPSELPIGIIAAGIGGPFFLFLILQAKRREGEFR